In Geoalkalibacter sp., the DNA window CGCGAACCACGACGGTTTTGTCCATCTTGTCGCTGACCACGATCCCGATGCGGGTCTTCCGATTTCCACGCTCTGTCGTCATAACCTGTATTGCTCCCGTTTATCCCTGTTTCTCGGCCAGAATGGTCTTGACCCGGGCGATGTCCTTCTTGACCTGGGCGATCCGGGAGGTTTTCTCCAGATGACCGGTATGAAGCTGAAACCGAAGGTTGAAAAGCTCCTGGGCGAGTTCCGTGTTTTTTT includes these proteins:
- the rpmC gene encoding 50S ribosomal protein L29, which translates into the protein MKGKELRELAVAELEKKNTELAQELFNLRFQLHTGHLEKTSRIAQVKKDIARVKTILAEKQG